TGAGTACCGGCGTCATCCATCGTTTACGCATTCTCTGATCCTCCTTTCCTCAAATTTGAGAGACCGCTGCGCCACACCTCTCTGTCCTCCTCGCCACTCCTCGGCCGCGCATCTCTCAGCGCTTGATTCTATCACTTATGCCGCAACGTGTTGGGTAGCATGCTCTCCGTGCTCCCCATGTTCCTCCAACGCTAGGGATAGATAGACAACGCTCAGGATCGTAAACACAAAGGCCTGAATCAACGACACGAACGCCCCGAGCATGTAGAACAGCACCGGAACCCCCACCTTCGTCAATCCGGTAAAGATCTCCAGGACCAAATGGTCGCCGGTCATGTTGCCGAAAAGACGGAGTGCCAACGAGACCGGTCGCACCAGGTTGTCGATCAGCTCGAGCGGCAACATCAAAAAGGCCAACCACCAGATTGGGCCAAGGAAGTGCTTGAAGTACGCCAGGCCCTTGGCGCGCAAGCCGTAGTAGTTATAAACCAGGAACGACGTCACTCCGAGCGCGAAGGTCACGCTGAAGTTGCTGGTGGGCGGTGCAAACCCCGGCAGCAACCCCACCAGATTCGCGGTCATGATGAACAGGAAGAACGTGCCGTAGACATGGATGTAGCGGCGACCTTTATGCCCGAGGATGCCTTCGACGAAGCCGACAAACCATTCGACGAAGATCTCGAGGGTGTTGCGCGCCGTCAACGTCCCGTCCGGCACCACCGGATCGGCAGCGGCGCGGATCTGGCGGAGTGCCACCAATGCCCACACGAAGAGCGCGGCAATCACCAACGTCGCCGTTGCGGTATGCGGCTGTAAAAGCTTGAGCCCAGGAATCACCGATACCCACATGAATTGGTGTTCCACCTCAACCGACTCCTTTCCGGTACAGCTCCGCGCGCGCGGCCTCCAGCAGGCAGGCCACCAGCAGCAACGTCACGCCCACGGCGAAACTCATCCCCTCGACCGGCACGCGCCAGAAAAGCATGCCCAGCAAACCGAGGAACAGGCCAAACTTCAACGTCAGCGCCGCGATCGCGGCTGCGGCACGCCCCGCTTTCCTGGCGTCCAGCACACCTGGCCGCAGCACATTGGTGACGACGCGGAGCAGCAAGAAGTTGACGCCCATCACCGCACCGCCGAGCAGCACGCTCCCCGGGGCCCCGCAGTGGGTGGCATACGAGAGGCCGCCGGTGGTCCCCACCAATCCAACGTGCAGCTTGCTGATCCGTGTGAGATCAATCGCCATCGTCCGACCGCGAACTAAACCGCTTCAACATCCAAAGCAAGCGGTAGAGTGCCCCTCCCATACCCCCGAGCGT
This DNA window, taken from Candidatus Binatia bacterium, encodes the following:
- the atpB gene encoding F0F1 ATP synthase subunit A, which produces MEHQFMWVSVIPGLKLLQPHTATATLVIAALFVWALVALRQIRAAADPVVPDGTLTARNTLEIFVEWFVGFVEGILGHKGRRYIHVYGTFFLFIMTANLVGLLPGFAPPTSNFSVTFALGVTSFLVYNYYGLRAKGLAYFKHFLGPIWWLAFLMLPLELIDNLVRPVSLALRLFGNMTGDHLVLEIFTGLTKVGVPVLFYMLGAFVSLIQAFVFTILSVVYLSLALEEHGEHGEHATQHVAA